Proteins from a single region of Callithrix jacchus isolate 240 chromosome 12, calJac240_pri, whole genome shotgun sequence:
- the NAA60 gene encoding N-alpha-acetyltransferase 60, whose amino-acid sequence MTEVVPSSALSEVSLRLLCHDDIDTVKHLCGDWFPIEYPDSWYRDITSNKKFFSLAATYRGAIVGMIVAEIKNRTKIHKEDGDILASSFSVDTQVAYILSLGVVKEFRKHGIGSLLLETLKDHISTTAQDHCKAIYLHVLTTNTTAINFYENRDFKQHHYLPYYYSIRGVLKDGFTYVLYINGGHPPWTILDYIQHLGSALASLSPCSIPHRVYRQAHSLLCSFLPWSGISSKSGIEYSRTM is encoded by the exons ATGACAGAGGTGGTACCATCCAGCGCGCTCAGCGAGGTCAGCCTGCGCCTCCTCTGCCACGATGACATAGACACTGTGAAGCACCTGTGTGGCGACTGGTTCCCCATCGA GTACCCAGACTCATGGTATCGTGATATCACATCCAACAAGAAGTTCTTCTCCCTTGCTGCAACCTACAGAGGCGCCATTGTGGGAATGATAGTAGCTGAAATTAAAAACAGGACCAAAATACATAAAGAG GATGGAGATATTCTAGCCTCCAGCTTCTCTGTTGACACGCAAGTTGCGTACATCCTGAGTCTGGGCGTCGTGAAAGAGTTCAGGAAGCATGGTATCG GTTCCCTCTTACTTGAAACTTTAAAGGACCACATATCAACCACCGCCCAGGACCACTGCAAAGCCATTTACCTGCATGTCCTCACCACCAACACCACAGCAATCAACTTCTACGAAAACCGAGACTTCAAGCAGCACCACTATCTCCCCTATTACTACTCCATCCGAGGGGTCCTCAAAGATGGCTTCACCTACGTCCTCTACATCAACGGCGGCCACCCTCCCTGGACAATCTT AGACTACATCCAGCACCTGGGCTCTGCGCTAGCCAGCCTGAGCCCCTGCTCCATCCCACACAGAGTCTACCGCCAGGCCCACAGCCTGCTCTGCAGCTTCCTGCCATGGTCAGGCATCTCTTCCAAGAGTGGCATCGAGTACAGCCGGACCATGTGA
- the C12H16orf90 gene encoding uncharacterized protein C16orf90 homolog isoform X1, translating into MEALVCAFSELRIREDAVSQAQGSPGHPDIPPNLYEGGLGSQQPQCPSAQRSKPKNFRLRHLQGLALYLQGHLSPASQCESHWLGRLMAGGCLPQPEGTAWTLDLPQGTLGPGNSYCSALLEAELPGDSLGNTASSSSMDPAKGALPQPGPSEGLGLRPKRSWGASEEAMYPLCKRTRSGALERP; encoded by the exons ATGGAAGCCTTGGTCTGTGCATTTTCTGAGCTGCGCATAAGAGAAG ATGCAGTGAGCCAGGCTCAAGGAAGCCCTGGCCACCCTGACATACCACCCAACCTCTACGAAGGGGGCCTGGGGTCCCAGCAGCCGCAGTGCCCCAGTGCCCAGAGAAGCAAGCCCAAGAACTTCCGGCTGCGCCACCTCCAGGGCCTGGCTCTTTACCTGCAGGGCCACCTGTCGCCCGCCAGCCAGTGTGAGAGCCACTGGCTGGGCCGGCTTATGGCTGGGGGCTGCCTGCCACAGCCCGAAGGCACAGCCTGGACCCTGGACCTGCCACAGGGGACTCTGGGCCCAGGTAACAGCTACTGCTCAGCCCTTCTGGAAGCAGAATTGCCCGGGGACAGTCTGGGAAACACTG cTTCCAGTTCCAGCATGGACCCAGCCAAGGGTGCCCTCCCCCAGCCTGGTCCTTCTGAGGGCTTGGGGCTCAGGCCCAAGAGATCCTGGGGGGCCTCAGAAGAGGCCATGTATCCCTTGTGCAAGAGAACCCGTTCTGGGGCCCTGGAGAGGCCATAG
- the C12H16orf90 gene encoding uncharacterized protein C16orf90 homolog isoform X2 — protein sequence MEALVCAFSELRIREDAVSQAQGSPGHPDIPPNLYEGGLGSQQPQCPSAQRSKPKNFRLRHLQGLALYLQGHLSPASQCESHWLGRLMAGGCLPQPEGTAWTLDLPQGTLGPASSSSMDPAKGALPQPGPSEGLGLRPKRSWGASEEAMYPLCKRTRSGALERP from the exons ATGGAAGCCTTGGTCTGTGCATTTTCTGAGCTGCGCATAAGAGAAG ATGCAGTGAGCCAGGCTCAAGGAAGCCCTGGCCACCCTGACATACCACCCAACCTCTACGAAGGGGGCCTGGGGTCCCAGCAGCCGCAGTGCCCCAGTGCCCAGAGAAGCAAGCCCAAGAACTTCCGGCTGCGCCACCTCCAGGGCCTGGCTCTTTACCTGCAGGGCCACCTGTCGCCCGCCAGCCAGTGTGAGAGCCACTGGCTGGGCCGGCTTATGGCTGGGGGCTGCCTGCCACAGCCCGAAGGCACAGCCTGGACCCTGGACCTGCCACAGGGGACTCTGGGCCCAG cTTCCAGTTCCAGCATGGACCCAGCCAAGGGTGCCCTCCCCCAGCCTGGTCCTTCTGAGGGCTTGGGGCTCAGGCCCAAGAGATCCTGGGGGGCCTCAGAAGAGGCCATGTATCCCTTGTGCAAGAGAACCCGTTCTGGGGCCCTGGAGAGGCCATAG
- the C12H16orf90 gene encoding uncharacterized protein C16orf90 homolog isoform X3: protein MAGGCLPQPEGTAWTLDLPQGTLGPGNSYCSALLEAELPGDSLGNTASSSSMDPAKGALPQPGPSEGLGLRPKRSWGASEEAMYPLCKRTRSGALERP, encoded by the exons ATGGCTGGGGGCTGCCTGCCACAGCCCGAAGGCACAGCCTGGACCCTGGACCTGCCACAGGGGACTCTGGGCCCAGGTAACAGCTACTGCTCAGCCCTTCTGGAAGCAGAATTGCCCGGGGACAGTCTGGGAAACACTG cTTCCAGTTCCAGCATGGACCCAGCCAAGGGTGCCCTCCCCCAGCCTGGTCCTTCTGAGGGCTTGGGGCTCAGGCCCAAGAGATCCTGGGGGGCCTCAGAAGAGGCCATGTATCCCTTGTGCAAGAGAACCCGTTCTGGGGCCCTGGAGAGGCCATAG